A region from the Lytechinus variegatus isolate NC3 chromosome 6, Lvar_3.0, whole genome shotgun sequence genome encodes:
- the LOC121417038 gene encoding tryptophan--tRNA ligase, cytoplasmic-like: protein MAEKKEQPDASKDEPEQIVDPWRVVTTSEKGVDYDKLIRQFGSERIDDAMLKRFEEVTGHKPHRFLRRGIFFSHRELKNILDLYEAKKPFFLYTGRGPSSSSMHVGHLIPFIFTKWLQDVFDVPLVVQMTDDEKFLWRELETPDVARNLAYENAKDIISCGFHRDKTFIFSNIDYISSCAAFYKNMLKVEKLVTFNQVRGIFGFNESDAIGKISFPAIQATPSFSNSFPEIFGEAADVPCLIPCAIDQDPYFRMTRDVAPKLNYLKPALIHSTFFPALQGAQTKMSASDKTSSIFLTDTQEEIKNKINRYAYSGGGSTEAEHREKGGDCDVDISYQYLTFFLEDDDRLAKIKEEYSSGRMMTGELKRELVVVLQSLIGDIQEKRRAVTDDIRRHFMTPRKLNHKA from the exons ATGGCCGAAAAGAAGGAGCAACCTGATGCCAGCAAGGATGAACCGGAACAAATTGTTGACCCCTGGAGAGTAGTGACCACATCTGAAAAGGGCGTGGACTATGATAAGCTAATTA gGCAATTTGGCAGTGAACGGATCGATGACGCGATGTTAAAGAGATTTGAAGAGGTGACGGGACATAAGCCGCATCGATTCCTCAGGCGAGGAATATTCTTCTCTCATAG AGAGTTGAAGAACATTCTAGATTTGTACGAGGCAAAGAAACCTTTCTTCTTATACACCGGTAGAGggccttcttcttcttctatgcATGTTGGTCATCTAATCCCGTTCATCTTTACAAA ATGGTTACAGGATGTCTTCGACGTCCCTCTGGTCGTCCAGATGACCGACGATGAAAAGTTCTTGTGGAGGGAACTGGAAACACCCGACGTCGCCCGGAACCTCGCCTACGAGAACGCCAAGGATATCATCTCGTGCGGTTTTCACAGGGATAAGACCTTTATTTTCTCAAACATCGACTATATATC GTCATGTGCTGCTTTCTACAAGAACATGTTGAAGGTGGAGAAGCTGGTTACCTTCAATCAAGTTAGAGGAATATTTGGATTCAATGAAAGTGATGCTATAG GTAAGATCAGCTTCCCAGCAATTCAGGCCACCCCATCATTCAGCAACTCGTTCCCCGAGATCTTCGGGGAAGCTGCGGACGTACCATGCTTGATACCTTGCGCTATTGACCAG GACCCATACTTCAGGATGACTCGAGATGTAGCACCAAAGCTTAATTACCTGAAGCCCGCCCTCATCCATTCAACGTTCTTTCCAGCCCTCCAAGGAGCCCAAACAAAGATGAGTGCCAGCGATAAGACATCATCAATCTTCCTTACCGATACCCAGGAAGAGATTAAGAATAAG ATCAATAGATACGCTTATTCTGGAGGAGGTAGCACAGAGGCAGAGCATCGGGAGAAAGGAGGCGACTGCGATGTTGATATATCCTATCAGTATCTGACGTTCTTTCTCGAAGATGATGACCGTTTGGCTAAAATCAAAGAG GAATACAGCAGCGGGCGAATGATGACAGGTGAACTCAAGAGAGAACTCGTGGTCGTCTTACAATCGCTAATCGGTGACATCCAAGAGAAACGAAGGGCCGTGACCGATGACATCCGACGGCATTTTATGACCCCTAGAAAACTTAACCACAAAGCTTAA